One region of Microbacterium sp. M28 genomic DNA includes:
- a CDS encoding bifunctional proline dehydrogenase/L-glutamate gamma-semialdehyde dehydrogenase gives MVVSPVSSDPLAERAVALVRRWVAEAAIVEPHPAAQRLAEVLRDDRGLAFTLGFVDGVLRPESLSAAAAQLRRIAPDVPEFLPWYLRGAVRVGGGIAPVLPAPTVPLARRALREMVGHLIVDARPAKLGAEIGRIRESGATLNINLLGEAVLGEAEAKRRLDGIHDLIRRPDVDYVSVKVSSILSRPDAWSFDEVVDAAAARLLPLYLTALEHGVFINLDMEEYRDLDLTIAVFTRILEEPRLARLEAGIVLQAYLPDSLSALRELTAWAHDRVAHGGARIKVRLVKGANLPMERVDAAMHGWPQAAYDTKLDTDANHLRLLDEALQPGNVAAVRVGVAGHNLFDIAYARLLAGARGLSTPADESDGRAADVEFEMLLGMAEGHRRAVSKDVGPVRLYVPVVHPHEFDVAIGYLARRLEESASAENFLSAAFQLAEDERLFVREQDRFLDALDRSGQPTLRATPRRTQDRRAPVHESIRTVTPAPVIETDLTNIVLGISRGSEDDPFLETAVYSQHETAPDAGGAPGFANTPDTDLSLAANREWARDIRARVGGSTVGIDVVRAAAVADEAEVDAIVAGVRRAGAAWGARPAAERAEALMRAAVALESRRAELIEIAADEAGKVLAEGDIEVSEAVDFARYYGAKARELDAIAGATFVPSRVTVVAPPWNFPLAIPAGGVLAALAAGSGVILKPAPQARRCAAVIAEALWQSGIPRDVLALADVPEGPLGQALIAHPDVDRVILTGSWDTAELFRSWRPDLPLHAETSGKNAIVIASSADVDLAVADLVRSAFFHAGQKCSAASLAILVGPIGRSQRFARQLADATRSLRVGWPAEPRVDVGPVIEPPRGKLAWALSELDQDEHWIVRPAPVPGDTSGRLWSPGIRAGVLPGSRFHREEFFGPVLGVMHAPNLERAIDLQNEVAYGLTAGLHTRDPDDLALWLDRVQAGNLYVNRGITGAIVQRQPFGGWKRSSVGPGAKAGGPNHLIALGSWRASGTGPASSTLHLRGLDSRITDLIESAQPSLDFERFEWLRRAALSDAIAWDREFGQVRDVSRLGVERNLFRYRPVDVSIRATADAGWHELLRVIVAAIRSGAGFFVSTPVGLPAEVRRSLTELGAAVAVESDDEWVQRMSRVSPTELPEAGVPPRPPRVRLVGSRAAVADLHRVLAEAISGDPDVAVYDGEVTGAGRIELLTFLHEQSISITAHRFGQPDDWSAEVI, from the coding sequence ATGGTCGTCTCACCCGTGTCGTCCGATCCGCTGGCCGAACGCGCCGTCGCGCTCGTGCGGCGCTGGGTCGCCGAGGCGGCGATCGTCGAACCGCACCCGGCGGCCCAGCGACTCGCCGAGGTGCTGCGCGACGACCGAGGGCTCGCCTTCACGCTCGGGTTCGTGGACGGCGTGCTCCGACCGGAGAGCCTGAGCGCCGCCGCTGCACAGCTGCGCCGGATCGCCCCCGACGTTCCCGAATTCCTGCCCTGGTACCTGCGAGGCGCGGTCCGCGTCGGCGGAGGGATCGCTCCGGTCCTCCCCGCGCCGACGGTCCCGCTCGCCCGTCGGGCACTGCGAGAGATGGTCGGCCATCTGATCGTCGACGCGCGACCGGCGAAGCTGGGAGCCGAGATCGGACGCATCCGCGAGAGCGGAGCGACGCTCAACATCAACCTCCTCGGCGAGGCGGTGCTCGGCGAAGCGGAGGCGAAACGCCGGCTCGACGGCATCCACGACCTCATCCGACGCCCGGACGTCGACTACGTCTCGGTCAAGGTCTCATCGATCCTCAGCAGGCCGGACGCCTGGTCTTTCGATGAAGTGGTGGATGCCGCGGCCGCACGTCTCCTGCCGCTGTACCTCACCGCGCTCGAGCACGGCGTGTTCATCAACCTCGACATGGAGGAGTACCGCGACCTCGATCTCACGATCGCAGTGTTCACCCGCATCCTCGAGGAGCCGCGGCTCGCCCGGCTGGAAGCCGGCATCGTCCTGCAGGCGTACCTGCCGGACTCGCTGTCGGCGCTGCGGGAGCTGACCGCTTGGGCGCACGACCGCGTCGCGCACGGCGGAGCACGCATCAAAGTACGGCTGGTGAAGGGCGCGAACCTGCCGATGGAGCGGGTGGACGCCGCGATGCACGGGTGGCCGCAGGCCGCGTACGACACGAAGCTCGACACCGACGCGAATCATCTGCGCCTGCTCGATGAAGCGCTGCAACCCGGCAACGTCGCGGCCGTGCGCGTGGGCGTCGCCGGCCACAATCTCTTCGACATCGCGTACGCCCGCCTGCTCGCGGGCGCGCGCGGGCTCTCTACCCCGGCGGACGAGTCGGACGGTCGTGCCGCGGATGTCGAATTCGAGATGCTGCTCGGCATGGCAGAGGGCCACCGCCGTGCCGTCTCGAAGGACGTCGGACCGGTGAGGCTGTACGTTCCCGTGGTGCACCCGCACGAGTTCGACGTCGCCATCGGCTACCTCGCACGCCGCCTGGAGGAGAGCGCATCGGCGGAGAACTTCCTGTCCGCCGCATTCCAACTCGCCGAGGACGAGCGGCTCTTCGTCCGCGAACAGGACCGCTTCCTCGACGCCCTCGACCGGTCGGGGCAGCCCACCCTGCGGGCGACACCCAGGCGCACCCAGGATCGCCGAGCGCCGGTGCACGAATCCATCCGCACCGTGACGCCCGCTCCGGTGATCGAGACCGACCTGACGAACATCGTGCTGGGGATCTCGCGCGGGTCGGAGGATGATCCGTTCCTGGAGACGGCGGTGTACTCGCAGCACGAGACGGCGCCGGATGCCGGCGGGGCTCCGGGGTTCGCGAACACCCCCGACACCGACCTGTCGCTGGCGGCGAATCGCGAGTGGGCGCGCGACATCCGCGCGCGCGTGGGCGGATCGACCGTGGGAATCGACGTTGTGCGCGCAGCCGCAGTCGCCGACGAGGCGGAGGTCGATGCCATCGTCGCCGGGGTGCGGCGCGCAGGCGCGGCCTGGGGCGCGCGGCCGGCCGCGGAGCGCGCCGAGGCCCTGATGCGGGCCGCCGTCGCGCTGGAGTCACGGCGGGCCGAGCTCATCGAGATCGCAGCTGACGAGGCGGGCAAAGTGCTCGCCGAAGGAGACATCGAGGTCAGCGAGGCGGTCGACTTCGCGCGCTACTACGGCGCCAAGGCTCGCGAGCTGGACGCGATCGCCGGGGCGACGTTCGTCCCCTCTCGCGTCACGGTCGTCGCTCCGCCGTGGAACTTCCCGCTCGCCATCCCTGCCGGGGGAGTGCTGGCCGCGCTCGCCGCAGGTTCCGGCGTCATCCTGAAGCCCGCACCCCAGGCCCGGAGGTGCGCCGCGGTGATCGCCGAGGCGCTCTGGCAGTCCGGCATCCCTCGGGACGTGCTCGCGCTCGCCGATGTCCCGGAGGGCCCGCTCGGACAGGCCCTGATCGCGCACCCGGACGTCGACAGGGTCATCCTGACCGGGTCGTGGGACACCGCAGAGCTGTTCCGATCGTGGCGTCCCGACCTGCCGCTGCATGCGGAGACCAGTGGGAAGAACGCGATCGTCATCGCGTCGTCCGCCGACGTCGACCTCGCGGTCGCCGATCTGGTGCGGAGCGCGTTCTTCCACGCCGGGCAGAAGTGCTCCGCGGCATCCCTCGCGATCCTGGTCGGTCCGATCGGCCGCTCGCAGCGTTTCGCACGGCAACTCGCTGATGCGACGAGATCGCTGCGCGTCGGCTGGCCTGCCGAGCCGCGCGTCGACGTCGGGCCCGTGATCGAACCGCCCCGCGGCAAGCTCGCCTGGGCGCTGAGCGAGCTCGACCAGGACGAGCACTGGATCGTCCGCCCGGCACCGGTGCCGGGGGACACCAGCGGTCGGTTGTGGAGTCCCGGCATCCGTGCCGGTGTGCTGCCGGGGTCACGGTTCCATCGCGAGGAGTTCTTCGGACCCGTGCTCGGAGTCATGCACGCGCCGAATCTCGAGCGCGCGATCGACCTGCAGAACGAGGTGGCGTACGGCCTCACGGCCGGTCTGCACACGCGCGACCCTGACGACCTCGCGCTCTGGCTCGATCGCGTGCAGGCCGGCAATCTCTACGTCAACCGCGGCATCACCGGCGCGATCGTGCAGCGCCAGCCGTTCGGCGGGTGGAAGCGGTCGTCGGTCGGTCCTGGCGCCAAGGCGGGCGGACCGAACCACCTGATCGCGCTCGGGTCCTGGCGCGCGAGCGGTACCGGTCCGGCGTCGAGCACGCTGCACCTCCGAGGGCTGGATTCGCGGATCACCGATCTCATCGAATCCGCGCAGCCCTCGCTGGACTTCGAACGGTTCGAATGGCTGCGCCGCGCGGCCCTCTCGGACGCGATCGCGTGGGACCGGGAATTCGGTCAGGTGCGCGACGTCTCGCGGCTCGGCGTCGAACGCAACCTGTTCCGCTACCGGCCCGTCGACGTGTCGATCAGAGCGACGGCGGATGCCGGGTGGCACGAGCTGCTGCGCGTGATCGTCGCGGCGATCCGCAGCGGTGCCGGCTTCTTCGTCTCCACGCCCGTGGGGCTGCCGGCCGAGGTCCGCCGGTCGCTCACCGAGCTCGGAGCCGCGGTCGCGGTCGAATCGGATGACGAGTGGGTGCAGCGGATGTCGCGCGTCTCGCCGACCGAGCTTCCGGAAGCGGGGGTGCCGCCGCGACCGCCGCGCGTGCGACTGGTCGGATCGCGTGCCGCGGTCGCCGATCTTCACCGCGTGCTCGCCGAGGCGATCTCCGGCGACCCTGACGTCGCGGTCTACGACGGTGAGGTCACCGGGGCCGGCCGCATCGAGTTGCTGACGTTCCTGCACGAGCAGTCGATCTCGATCACGGCGCACCGCTTCGGCCAGCCGGACGACTGGAGCGCCGAGGTCATCTGA
- a CDS encoding helix-turn-helix transcriptional regulator, translating to MVKPTRVTNTIRAQRDQAGLTQAELARRVGVTRQTLIAIEQGKYSPTLELAFQIARIFDVRLDELFHYPEHAPEA from the coding sequence ATGGTCAAGCCGACCCGCGTCACGAACACGATTCGCGCCCAGCGCGATCAGGCGGGGCTCACCCAGGCCGAGCTCGCCCGGCGCGTCGGCGTGACCCGCCAGACTCTCATCGCGATCGAGCAGGGCAAGTACTCGCCGACCCTCGAACTCGCGTTCCAGATCGCGCGCATCTTCGACGTGCGCCTCGACGAGCTCTTCCACTATCCCGAGCACGCTCCGGAGGCCTGA
- a CDS encoding NAD(P)-dependent alcohol dehydrogenase: protein MTETMTAWRRETYGPATGTAPVQLPIPTPGRDEVVVRVRATALNGGDVHILHGDPLLVRPVFGLRRPKQPVRGMDIAGTATAVGPGVVGVEVGEEVVGELPAGGGLATFVVAPAARLVPRPPGVAPAHAASLPIAAGTAWQALDAAQIGIDGDAQPRVLIIGASGGVGTFAVQLAALRGAEVWASCGQRSAALVRRLGATRTLDHRSAPLTELPAGTFHAVIDIAGRAPLRHLRRLLEPRGSIVLVGGEGGHVLGPIPRMLAAALLSIGSRRRIRPLAASAHPEILHKLLELVDEGDLVPVIEQEYAFADAPAALGHVEAGHTIGKVVVRGA, encoded by the coding sequence ATGACCGAGACGATGACAGCGTGGCGCCGGGAGACCTATGGGCCAGCCACCGGAACCGCTCCGGTGCAGCTTCCGATCCCGACCCCCGGTCGCGATGAGGTCGTGGTGCGTGTGCGCGCCACCGCACTCAACGGCGGCGACGTGCACATCCTGCACGGCGACCCGCTGCTGGTCCGACCCGTGTTCGGCCTGCGGCGGCCGAAGCAGCCGGTGCGCGGGATGGACATCGCCGGCACCGCCACCGCCGTCGGCCCCGGCGTCGTCGGCGTCGAGGTCGGCGAGGAGGTCGTCGGCGAGCTCCCCGCTGGAGGCGGCCTCGCGACGTTCGTGGTGGCGCCCGCCGCCCGGCTGGTCCCTCGCCCACCCGGCGTGGCGCCCGCGCACGCCGCCTCCCTGCCGATCGCCGCGGGGACGGCATGGCAAGCGCTGGATGCCGCGCAGATCGGCATCGACGGCGACGCACAGCCGCGGGTGCTGATCATCGGGGCCTCCGGCGGCGTCGGCACGTTCGCGGTGCAGCTGGCCGCCCTCCGCGGCGCCGAGGTGTGGGCATCCTGCGGTCAACGCAGCGCGGCGCTCGTGCGCCGCCTCGGTGCGACGCGCACCCTCGACCACCGCAGCGCTCCGCTCACGGAGCTGCCGGCGGGAACCTTCCACGCCGTGATCGACATCGCGGGGCGGGCACCGCTGCGCCATCTGCGTCGACTCCTCGAACCGCGGGGAAGCATCGTGCTCGTCGGCGGCGAGGGCGGGCACGTTCTCGGCCCGATCCCACGGATGCTGGCAGCGGCGCTCCTGTCGATCGGATCGCGGCGGCGCATCCGTCCGCTCGCGGCATCCGCGCATCCGGAGATCCTGCACAAGCTCCTCGAACTGGTGGACGAGGGCGACCTCGTCCCCGTGATCGAGCAGGAGTACGCGTTCGCGGATGCCCCCGCAGCCCTCGGGCATGTCGAGGCGGGGCACACGATCGGCAAGGTCGTCGTCCGCGGGGCGTGA
- the ddaH gene encoding dimethylargininase yields MSTPETVTATAPTRTAHRRRYLMCRPEHFTVSYTINPWMEPAKPTDTAKAVAQWQKLHDLYLELGHEVELIDPLPGYPDMVYTANGGFLIDGRAYVPEFRFVERQGEAPAFAEWFRANGFDTVMPEEVNEGEGDFLLVGDVILAGTGFRSTGDSHREVGDVFGREVVSLNLVDPRFYHLDTAIAVLDPVQGTENGGPERANIAYLPGAFDDASRAILEERFPEAILVSDEDGAVFGLNSASDGYNVVISPRATGFEKQLRERGYNPIMVDLSELLLGGGGIKCCTLELRGAK; encoded by the coding sequence ATGTCGACGCCCGAGACCGTCACCGCCACGGCCCCGACCCGCACCGCGCACCGCCGCCGCTACCTGATGTGCCGCCCGGAGCACTTCACGGTCAGCTACACGATCAACCCGTGGATGGAGCCGGCGAAGCCGACCGACACGGCCAAGGCGGTCGCGCAGTGGCAGAAGCTGCATGACCTCTACCTCGAGCTCGGTCACGAGGTCGAGCTGATCGACCCGCTGCCCGGATACCCCGACATGGTCTACACGGCCAACGGCGGCTTCCTCATCGACGGCCGCGCGTACGTCCCGGAGTTCCGCTTCGTCGAGCGCCAGGGCGAGGCGCCCGCGTTCGCTGAGTGGTTCCGCGCGAACGGGTTCGACACGGTCATGCCGGAGGAGGTCAACGAGGGCGAGGGCGATTTCCTGCTCGTCGGCGACGTGATCCTGGCCGGCACCGGCTTCCGCTCCACGGGCGACAGCCACCGTGAGGTCGGCGACGTGTTCGGCCGCGAGGTCGTCTCGCTCAACCTCGTCGATCCGCGCTTCTACCACCTCGACACGGCGATCGCCGTGCTCGACCCGGTGCAGGGCACCGAGAACGGCGGGCCGGAGCGGGCGAACATCGCCTACCTGCCCGGCGCCTTCGACGACGCGAGCCGCGCGATCCTCGAAGAGCGCTTCCCCGAGGCGATCCTCGTCTCGGACGAGGACGGCGCCGTGTTCGGCCTGAACTCGGCCAGCGACGGCTACAACGTCGTCATCTCGCCGCGCGCGACCGGGTTCGAGAAGCAGCTGCGCGAGCGCGGCTACAACCCGATCATGGTCGACCTGTCCGAGCTGCTGCTCGGCGGCGGAGGCATCAAGTGCTGCACGCTCGAGCTGCGAGGCGCGAAGTGA
- the rocD gene encoding ornithine--oxo-acid transaminase, translated as MTAVETHVAGGLEPHVAENYHPLPVTIARGEGAWVTDVEGKRYLDLLAAYSAVNFGHRHPALVAAVTEQLGRVTLTSRAFMNDRLEPFAEALARLCGKELVLPMNTGAEAVETGIKVARAWGYRVKGIPADAARIVVAAGNFHGRTTTIVSFSDDESARGGFGPFMTGFDIVPFGDADAVAAAITDDTAAVLVEPIQGEAGVVIPPEGYLRRIREICNERNVLFIADEIQAGLGRVGETFACDREDVVPDLYLLGKALGGGILPVSAVVGNRDVLGVIRPGEHGSTFGGNPLAAAVGLRVVEMLESGEVQERSRALGAHLAVGLEKLIGQGVTAVRSAGLWAGVDIDPAKGTGRQIAEKLMERGVLVKDTHGQTIRIAPPLVIRATEIDWALEQLRLVLEG; from the coding sequence GTGACTGCCGTCGAGACGCACGTCGCCGGCGGACTCGAGCCGCACGTCGCCGAGAACTACCACCCGCTGCCCGTCACGATCGCCCGTGGCGAGGGGGCCTGGGTGACGGATGTCGAGGGCAAGCGCTACCTCGATCTGCTCGCCGCGTACTCGGCCGTGAACTTCGGCCACCGGCACCCAGCGCTCGTCGCGGCCGTGACCGAGCAGCTCGGTCGAGTGACGCTGACGAGCCGCGCCTTCATGAACGACCGGCTCGAGCCGTTCGCCGAGGCGCTCGCGCGTCTGTGCGGCAAGGAGCTCGTGCTGCCGATGAACACCGGCGCCGAAGCCGTCGAGACCGGCATCAAGGTCGCCCGCGCGTGGGGCTACCGGGTCAAGGGCATCCCCGCGGATGCCGCGCGCATCGTCGTCGCGGCCGGCAACTTCCACGGTCGCACCACGACGATCGTGAGCTTCAGCGACGACGAGTCCGCGCGAGGCGGGTTCGGCCCGTTCATGACCGGTTTCGACATCGTCCCGTTCGGCGATGCGGATGCCGTCGCAGCAGCGATCACGGATGACACCGCGGCGGTCCTCGTCGAGCCCATCCAGGGCGAGGCGGGCGTCGTCATACCGCCCGAGGGCTATCTCCGACGCATTCGCGAGATCTGCAACGAGCGCAACGTGCTGTTCATCGCCGACGAGATCCAGGCCGGCCTCGGCCGTGTCGGGGAGACGTTCGCATGCGATCGCGAGGATGTCGTGCCGGATCTGTACCTGCTCGGCAAGGCGCTCGGCGGCGGCATCCTGCCGGTGTCGGCGGTTGTCGGGAACCGTGACGTGCTCGGGGTCATCCGTCCGGGCGAGCACGGGTCGACGTTCGGCGGCAACCCGCTCGCGGCGGCCGTCGGCCTCCGGGTCGTCGAGATGCTCGAATCGGGCGAGGTGCAGGAGCGCTCGCGTGCTCTCGGTGCCCACCTGGCCGTGGGACTCGAGAAGCTCATCGGACAGGGCGTGACCGCGGTCCGCTCCGCGGGGCTCTGGGCAGGCGTCGACATCGACCCGGCGAAGGGCACCGGACGACAGATCGCCGAGAAGCTCATGGAGCGCGGCGTGCTGGTCAAGGACACGCACGGGCAGACGATCCGCATCGCACCGCCGCTCGTGATCCGCGCGACGGAGATCGACTGGGCGCTGGAACAGCTGCGCCTCGTTCTGGAGGGCTGA
- a CDS encoding BCCT family transporter has product MSGPENAQNQDVSASSLPDEATARRRSLPPVQRWVFWPAAVIILAFVSFTLIAPHLAEEMFGAIQNTIVNAFNWYYVLIAALFVAFSLFMGFSRFGDIKLGRDDDEPEFSLMSWFSLLFAAGMGIGLVFYGVSEPLSHFTNPRPGVEGTPEQLAQAALGQTYLHWGVHAWSIYVVIGLALAYAIHRRRRPISIRWTLEPLLGKRVEGGWGHAIDVVALVGTLFGVATSLGLGVIQISAGLSSAGLGKPDEPTQVVIILVISVFVLASVLSGVTKGMKWLSNINLVMAGLLVLYLLVVGQTEFLLREFVQSIGYYVQNFVGLSFNVSAFQGQAGEEWQAAWTSFYWGWWISWAPFVGIFIARISKGRTVREFVAGVILVPTLLGILWFAVMGGSALAIELQSPGTLTNEDGSVDLQGALFELFQHIPGTGVATIGAILLISIFFITSADSGALVMGMIATGGQQNPKRWIRAFFVGVTAILAIALLLAGGLTALQTAAITIALPFSIVMLLICWATAIAFIRERRAYARAERAQLIDKIGDYYGLEVESRAEQGILGAQPRWLRHLQRRLGMPVAPTVPVRIPHELLDAESHADAGPAVLDVDELVSDDELSSHDDQDIPEHGEGGASPVR; this is encoded by the coding sequence ATGAGCGGACCGGAGAACGCGCAGAATCAGGATGTCTCGGCATCCTCCCTCCCGGACGAAGCGACGGCGAGGCGCAGATCGCTGCCTCCCGTGCAGCGCTGGGTGTTCTGGCCTGCGGCGGTGATCATCCTCGCCTTCGTCTCGTTCACCCTCATCGCCCCGCACCTCGCAGAGGAGATGTTCGGCGCCATCCAGAACACGATCGTCAACGCGTTCAACTGGTACTACGTGCTGATCGCTGCGCTGTTCGTCGCGTTCAGCCTGTTCATGGGCTTCAGCCGTTTCGGCGACATCAAGCTCGGTCGTGATGACGATGAGCCCGAGTTCTCTCTCATGAGCTGGTTCTCGCTGCTGTTCGCCGCCGGTATGGGCATCGGCCTGGTGTTCTACGGCGTCTCCGAGCCCCTCAGCCACTTCACGAATCCTCGCCCCGGCGTCGAGGGCACGCCGGAGCAGCTCGCCCAGGCCGCGCTCGGCCAGACCTATCTGCACTGGGGCGTGCACGCCTGGTCGATCTACGTCGTGATCGGACTCGCCCTGGCCTACGCCATCCATCGCCGGCGTCGGCCGATCTCCATCCGCTGGACGCTCGAGCCGTTGCTCGGCAAGCGCGTCGAAGGAGGCTGGGGCCATGCGATCGATGTCGTCGCGCTCGTCGGGACGCTGTTCGGCGTCGCCACCTCGCTCGGTCTCGGTGTGATCCAGATCAGCGCCGGCCTGTCATCCGCCGGCCTCGGCAAACCGGACGAGCCGACTCAGGTCGTCATCATCCTCGTCATCTCGGTGTTCGTGCTGGCATCGGTGTTGTCCGGGGTCACGAAGGGCATGAAGTGGCTGTCGAACATCAACCTGGTGATGGCCGGCCTGCTCGTGCTGTACCTGCTCGTGGTGGGCCAGACCGAGTTCCTGCTGCGCGAGTTCGTGCAGTCGATCGGCTATTACGTCCAGAACTTCGTGGGGCTGTCGTTCAACGTCAGCGCCTTCCAGGGCCAGGCCGGCGAGGAATGGCAGGCGGCGTGGACGTCGTTCTACTGGGGCTGGTGGATCTCGTGGGCACCGTTCGTGGGCATCTTCATCGCCCGGATCTCCAAGGGCCGCACCGTCCGCGAATTCGTCGCCGGCGTCATCCTCGTGCCGACGCTCCTGGGCATCCTGTGGTTCGCCGTGATGGGCGGATCGGCGCTCGCGATCGAATTGCAGTCGCCGGGGACGCTGACGAACGAGGACGGCTCGGTCGATCTGCAGGGCGCGCTGTTCGAGCTGTTCCAGCACATCCCAGGCACGGGCGTAGCCACGATCGGCGCCATCCTGCTCATCTCGATCTTCTTCATCACCTCGGCCGACTCAGGGGCGCTGGTCATGGGCATGATCGCGACCGGCGGGCAGCAGAATCCGAAGCGGTGGATCCGGGCGTTCTTCGTCGGTGTCACCGCAATCCTCGCGATCGCCCTGCTGCTCGCCGGCGGGCTGACCGCGCTGCAGACCGCGGCGATCACGATCGCCTTGCCGTTCAGCATCGTGATGCTGCTGATCTGCTGGGCCACCGCGATCGCGTTCATCCGGGAACGCCGTGCGTACGCCAGAGCCGAGCGCGCGCAGCTCATCGACAAGATCGGCGACTACTACGGGCTCGAGGTCGAATCCCGCGCCGAACAGGGAATCCTCGGGGCGCAGCCGCGCTGGCTGCGCCACCTGCAGCGCCGACTCGGGATGCCGGTGGCGCCGACCGTACCGGTTCGCATCCCGCACGAGCTGCTGGATGCCGAGAGCCATGCGGATGCAGGGCCGGCCGTCCTCGATGTGGACGAGCTCGTCTCGGACGATGAGCTGTCGTCGCACGACGATCAGGACATCCCCGAGCATGGCGAGGGAGGCGCGTCCCCGGTGCGCTGA